From the Tetrapisispora phaffii CBS 4417 chromosome 10, complete genome genome, one window contains:
- the PNO1 gene encoding Pno1p (similar to Saccharomyces cerevisiae PNO1 (YOR145C); ancestral locus Anc_5.482) yields MMVAPTALKKNDAGVAGVQSRIIGLDNRQTIEDDDDDVLLAEADGAADAEEAVGSTKKTGASSGVVLDEEGKPRFSAASKTADSKVKLESRKVPVPPHRMTPLRNSWSKIYPPLVDHLKLQVRMNLKSKSVELRTHPKHTTDPGALQKGADFIKAFTLGFDLDDSIALLRLDDLYIETFEIKDVKTLHGDHLSRAIGRIAGKDGKTKFAIENATRTRIVLADTKIHILGGFTHIRMAREAVVSLILGSPPGKVYGNLRTVASRLKERY; encoded by the coding sequence ATGATGGTTGCGCCAACTGCTTTGAAGAAGAACGACGCCGGCGTTGCCGGCGTCCAGAGTAGGATTATTGGACTAGATAATAGACAAACTATTGAAGACGACGACGATGATGTGTTGTTAGCAGAGGCTGACGGTGCTGCAGATGCTGAAGAGGCCGTTGGAAGTACTAAGAAGACTGGAGCCAGCAGTGGTGTTGTGCTCGACGAAGAAGGGAAGCCTCGTTTTAGTGCCGCAAGCAAGACTGCCGACTCGAAGGTCAAGTTGGAGAGCAGAAAAGTCCCTGTACCTCCTCATCGGATGACCCCATTGAGGAACAGTTGGAGCAAGATATACCCACCTCTTGTTGACCATTTGAAGTTGCAGGTCCGTATGAATCTGAAGAGCAAATCTGTCGAACTAAGGACCCATCCAAAACATACTACTGATCCTGGTGCTCTACAGAAAGGTGCTGATTTCATCAAGGCTTTCACTTTAGGCTTCGACTTGGACGATTCCATTGCTTTGTTGAGACTGGATGACTTGtatattgaaacttttgaaattaagGATGTGAAAACTTTACATGGCGATCATTTATCAAGAGCTATTGGTCGTATTGCCGGTAAAGATGGTAAGACAAAGTTTGCTATTGAAAATGCTACAAGAACCAGAATCGTCTTGGCTGACACCAAGATCCATATTTTAGGTGGTTTCACACATATTAGAATGGCGAGAGAAGCTGTTGTCAGTTTAATTCTGGGTTCTCCTCCAGGTAAAGTTTACGGTAATCTACGTACAGTTGCTTCAAGATTAAAGGAAcgttattaa
- the UBA2 gene encoding E1 ubiquitin-activating protein UBA2 (similar to Saccharomyces cerevisiae UBA2 (YDR390C); ancestral locus Anc_5.472): protein MGRHANVIKIVGEENFQKIRTSKILLIGAGGIGSELLKDLILISFGEIHLVDLDTIDLSNLNRQFLFRHNDIKKAKSDTAIKAVSHFSDSKLVSFFGNIMNTEQFPIHWFSNYDIIFNALDNLPARRYVNKISQFLGMPLMESGTSGFDGYIQPIIPSLTECFDCTKKETPKTFPVCTIRSTPNQPIHCIVWAKNFLFNQLFTNQQTENSDNEKSDGSEKDWGTTDEKEIERIKQETSELVDLQNIVIENNPNKIINILEKLFINDIEKLLLIENLWTNTNLNNKKPTPISRKIINQMTTKKDEQDPPIFKQLDKTWSIDEQILKFIKITQTLMNRLQTEKSIEFDKDDNDTLEFVVTAANIRSYIFGIQMKSIFDSKQLAGNIIPAIATTNAIIAGLSSLSSLRVLNLLKYAELKDGKFTDLNMAFTSKASNFSQDRYLTNPKLATPSCKCSVCSMVVRGILKVSTEKLKTLKLIDLITLLSKTYGYTLSISVIDTKDQRLLADFDFDDLYEKSLHDLQISDGSILFISDEEDENDMVRKSMELYIDVDKDSTATNLIELPKIDVPLITVVTEASKEDITKPEITKLTTSGDEAIVILDDTEEPHHVDNKRPISESDDKNDSVHKKVKKVADDDDDVIELD from the coding sequence ATGGGACGCCATGCTAACGTCATAAAAATTGTGGGCGAAGAAAACTTCCAAAAAATTAGAACCTCTAAAATTTTGCTCATCGGTGCAGGTGGCATTGGCTCTGAGTTATTAAAAGATCTGATTCTAATTAGTTTCGGAGAAATTCATCTAGTGGATCTGGACACAATCGATCTATCGAATTTAAATAGACAGTTCCTTTTCAGACACAATGACATCAAGAAAGCTAAATCAGATACCGCAATTAAAGCAGTCTCGCATTTTTCAGATTCAAAATTAGTCTCGTTTTTTggaaatataatgaatacaGAACAGTTCCCAATTCATTGGTTCAGTAATTATGATATCATATTCAACGCTCTGGATAATTTGCCGGCAAGAAGATAcgttaataaaatttcgCAATTTTTAGGGATGCCATTGATGGAATCTGGTACCTCTGGGTTTGATGGTTATATACAGCCAATCATTCCTTCTCTAACAGAATGTTTTGACTGTACTAAAAAAGAAACTCCAAAAACTTTCCCCGTTTGTACTATTAGATCCACTCCAAATCAACCAATTCATTGTATAGTTTGGGCTAAAAATTTCTTGTTCAATCAATTATTCACCAATCAACAGACTGAGAATAgtgataatgaaaaatctgATGGAAGTGAAAAAGATTGGGGTACCACTGATGAAAAAGAGATCGAAAGAATCAAACAAGAAACAAGCGAACTGGTGgatttacaaaatattgtcattgaaaataatccaaacaaaattattaatatattagagaaattgtttataaatgatattgaaaaattattactcatagaaaatttatggacaaatacaaatttaaataataaaaaaccAACTCCTATTTCTAGAAAAATCATAAACCAAATGACCACCAAAAAAGATGAACAAGATCCACCAATTTTTAAACAACTGGATAAAACTTGGTCAATTGATGAACAGATCctaaaattcattaaaattactCAAACGTTAATGAATCGTTTACAAACTGAAAAATCGATCgaatttgataaagatgataatgatactTTAGAATTTGTAGTCACAGCAGCAAATATTAGatcatatatttttggCATACAAATGAAATCAATTTTCGATAGCAAACAATTAGCTGGTAACATCATACCTGCAATTGCAACAACTAATGCAATCATTGCTGGTTTATCATCTTTAAGTTCCTTAAGAGTTTTAAATCTATTAAAATATGCAGAATTAAAAGATGGCAAGTTCACTGATCTTAATATGGCGTTCACTTCAAAAGCAAGTAACTTCTCACAAGATCGTTATTTGACTAATCCAAAATTGGCAACTCCATCTTGCAAATGCTCTGTTTGTTCAATGGTAGTTAGAGgtattttaaaagtttcaactgaaaaattgaaaactttgaaattgatagaTTTAATTACTTTGCTATCAAAAACTTATGGATACACCCTATCTATCTCTGTCATTGATACTAAGGATCAAAGACTATTGGCTGATTTTGATTTCGATGATCTATATGAAAAATCATTACATGATTTACAAATATCAGATGGCTccattttgtttatttcagatgaagaagatgaaaatgacATGGTTAGAAAATCGATGGAATTGTACATAGACGTTGACAAGGATAGTACTGCTACCAACCTTATAGAATTGCCAAAGATCGATGTTCCTTTAATCACTGTGGTTACGGAAGCCTCTAAAGAGGACATTACGAAACCagaaataacaaaattgaCTACCTCAGGAGATGAAGCTATTGTTATACTTGATGATACTGAAGAACCACATCATGTAGATAACAAGAGACCTATTTCCGAATCTGATGATAAAAACGACTCTGTTCATAAGAAAGTGAAGAAAGTCGcagatgatgatgacgatgttattgaattagattaa
- the THI80 gene encoding thiamine diphosphokinase (similar to Saccharomyces cerevisiae THI80 (YOR143C); ancestral locus Anc_5.479) — protein sequence MTEQCIENDDNVEITLENTIKHRTVNIQDYITQYNNDYSVLLILNQEIAIREAFLKLWDLYKIRICADGGANRLYDFFEDDEELRLKHLPDYIVGDLDSLSDNVKEYYSKNHVVIIRQSTQYSTDFMKCVQLISLHFNSQTFKTLLSTETNGIANNYGITELDGLLRLHKERKAQKKKETIHNINVLALGGIDGRFDQTMHSISQLYVLSKSDSYIKLSYLTPTDLIILLPSGATLLKYSQEFKNDCIGNVGLLPIGQPAQIIETRGLKWDILNWNTSIPTGKLSSSNRFAGSNGCYIHTKDDLVFNIEINLKKLSKYL from the coding sequence ATGACTGAACAAtgtattgaaaatgatgataacGTGGAAATAACTTTAGAGAATACCATTAAACATAGAACTGTCAATATTCAAGATTATATAACgcaatataataatgattattCTGTTTTACTGATATTAAACCAAGAGATTGCTATACGTGAGGCTTTTTTGAAGCTCTGGGATTTGTACAAGATACGAATTTGTGCTGATGGTGGTGCTAATCGGTTATACgatttttttgaagatgatgagGAATTAAGGTTGAAACATTTGCCAGACTATATTGTTGGTGACTTGGATTCGTTATCTGATAACGTTAAGGAGTACTACTCTAAGAACCATGTAGTGATCATCCGTCAAAGTACACAATATTCAACTGATTTTATGAAGTGTGTTCAATTAATATCGTTACATTTTAATTCACAAACATTCAAAACTCTTCTCAGCACTGAAACTAACGGCATTGCAAATAACTATGGCATTACTGAGTTGGATGGGCTTCTGCGATTACACAAAGAAAGGAAAGCtcagaagaagaaggaaACAATTCATAATATCAATGTATTGGCATTAGGTGGTATTGATGGTAGATTTGACCAAACCATGCATTCTATATCACAACTCTATGTGCTATCGAAGTCTGACAGTTACATTAAATTGAGTTACCTAACTCCGACTGACCTGATTATACTGTTGCCATCAGGTGCaactttattgaaatattcacaagaattcaaaaatgatTGTATAGGAAACGTTGGATTATTACCAATTGGTCAGCCAGCACAAATTATTGAGACGAGGGGATTGAAATGGGATATCTTGAATTGGAACACAAGCATACCTACAGGCAAGCTCAGTAGCAGCAACAGATTTGCGGGGTCTAATGGATGTTACATCCACACTAAGGATGATCTCGTTTTTAACATTGAAATCAATCTTAAAAAACTCAGTAAATATTTGTAG
- the IDH2 gene encoding isocitrate dehydrogenase (NAD(+)) IDH2 (similar to Saccharomyces cerevisiae IDH2 (YOR136W); ancestral locus Anc_5.473), whose product MLRNTAAIAQKNTTLLKILGSTRSISNQPTIGRFTGKTNSSGTYTVPFIEGDGVGPEISKSVKDIFSAANVPIQWQPCDVGPIFVNGLTTIPEPAVKAIKESLVALKGPLATPVGKGHRSLNLTLRKTFDLFANVRPAKSVPNYKSTYENVDLVLIRENTEGEYSGIEHIVTPGVVQSIKLITREASEKVIRYAYEYAIAVGRPRLIVVHKSTIQRLGDGLFVQIANELQSEYPSIKLETQILDNTVLNVVSNPTLYKDAVSVCPNLYGDILSDLNSGLSAGSLGLTPSANIGDKVSIFEAVHGSAPDIAGQNKANPTALLLSSVMMLNHMGLEEHASRIENAVLSTIASGPESRTGDLGGSATTSSFTECVIKKL is encoded by the coding sequence ATGTTAAGAAATACTGCTGCTATTGCTCAAAAAAATACTACTTTGTTGAAGATCCTAGGGTCCACAAGATCCATCTCTAATCAACCTACTATTGGTCGATTCACAGGCAAAACAAACTCTTCAGGCACGTACACAGTTCCTTTTATTGAAGGTGATGGTGTTGGTCCAGAAATTTCCAAATCTGTCAAAGATATCTTTTCTGCTGCTAACGTCCCGATTCAATGGCAACCTTGCGATGTAGGTCCAATCTTCGTGAATGGATTGACTACCATCCCGGAGCCTGCTGTCAAAGCCATTAAAGAATCGTTGGTCGCTTTGAAAGGTCCATTGGCTACGCCTGTTGGCAAAGGCCACAGatctttgaatttaacTCTAAGAAAAACCTTTGATTTATTCGCAAACGTACGTCCTGCAAAATCTGTGCCAAATTATAAGAGTACTTACGAAAATGTAGATTTGGTGTTGATCAGAGAGAATACTGAAGGTGAATATTCCGGTATTGAACATATTGTCACACCGGGTGTGGTCCAATCGATTAAATTAATCACTAGAGAGGCTTCAGAAAAAGTTATTAGATACGCATATGAATATGCTATTGCAGTTGGAAGACCAAGATTAATCGTTGTACATAAATCCACTATTCAGAGATTAGGTGACGGTTTGTTCGTACAAATTGCGAATGAATTACAAAGTGAATATCCATCCATTAAATTAGAAACACAAATTTTAGATAACACAGTTTTAAATGTAGTCTCAAACCCAACTTTATATAAAGACGCTGTATCTGTGTGTCCAAATTTATACGGTGACATTTTATCGGATTTGAATTCAGGTTTAAGTGCAGGTTCTTTAGGTTTAACCCCATCTGCAAACATTGGTGATAAAGTCTCTATTTTCGAGGCAGTTCATGGTTCTGCTCCAGATATTGCTGGTCAAAATAAAGCTAACCCAACTGCATTGCTATTATCCTCAGTTATGATGTTAAACCATATGGGTTTAGAAGAACATGCTTcaagaattgaaaatgcAGTACTATCGACGATCGCTTCTGGTCCTGAGTCAAGAACTGGCGATTTGGGTGGTTCTGCTACAACATCTTCATTCACTGAATGTGTAATCAAGAAATTATAA
- the SPT3 gene encoding transcriptional regulator SPT3 (similar to Saccharomyces cerevisiae SPT3 (YDR392W); ancestral locus Anc_5.480), with amino-acid sequence MDPKYKYRMEIQQMMFVSGETNDPPVETTSLIEDIVKSQVIEILLQATKTAHSRSSKVVLPDDVIFLMRHDKAKVNRLRTYLSWKDLRKNAKDQDASAAAGAPAVGGEEEAKAEKDDKDGIVTKVKKSQIKLPWELQFMFNEQAQDDENDMDDDEREASIITMKRLKMADDRTRNMTKEEYVHWSDCRQASFTFRKTKRFKDWSGITQITDGKPHDDVMDILGFLTFEMVCSLTEAALKINRREQLIQSQKNKSQVNQDTAFETTVLNRKKRLFDGPDNVVRPLKARHIEEAWRQLQLLSPKQKALGTFKGNKVTKRSVFV; translated from the coding sequence ATGGAtccaaaatataaataccGCATGGAGATTCAACAGATGATGTTTGTTTCTGGTGAGACTAACGACCCTCCTGTAGAGACTACATCGTTGATCGAGGATATAGTGAAAAGTCAAGTTATTGAGATTTTGTTACAAGCCACAAAGACTGCCCATAGTCGTAGTAGCAAAGTTGTTTTACCTGATGATGTTATTTTCTTGATGCGTCATGATAAGGCAAAGGTCAATAGATTAAGGACGTATTTATCTTGGAAAGACCTACGTAAAAATGCAAAGGATCAAGATGCAAGTGCTGCTGCAGGAGCTCCTGCAGTTGGAGGTGAAGAAGAAGCAAAAGCAGAGAAGGATGATAAAGATGGTATAGTCACGAAGGTTAAAAAATCTCAAATTAAATTACCATGGGAATTGCAGTTTATGTTTAACGAACAGGCACAGGAcgatgaaaatgatatgGATGACGATGAGAGAGAGGCATCTATTATAACAATGAAACGTCTTAAGATGGCTGATGATAGAACGAGAAATATGACAAAAGAGGAGTACGTGCATTGGTCTGATTGCCGTCAAGCTAGTTTCACTTTCAGAAAAACGAAGAGATTCAAAGACTGGTCAGGTATAACACAGATTACAGATGGTAAACCACACGACGATGTTATGGATATTCTTGGGTTCTTGACATTTGAAATGGTCTGTTCATTGACAGAAGCAGCCTTGAAGATCAATAGACGTGAGCAATTAATACAAAGTCAAAAAAACAAGTCTCAAGTCAATCAAGATACAGCCTTTGAAACTACTGTTTTGAACAGGAAGAAAAGATTATTCGATGGACCCGATAACGTAGTACGCCCACTGAAAGCTAGGCATATAGAAGAAGCTTGGAGACAATTGCAATTACTTTCTCCAAAACAAAAGGCATTAGGAACATTTAAGGGTAATAAGGTTACGAAGAGATCTGTAtttgtataa
- the RUP1 gene encoding Rup1p (similar to Saccharomyces cerevisiae RUP1 (YOR138C); ancestral locus Anc_5.475) has product MNDNKNSVKSIVDMGIPEDVAIDALNRVNGDLEAAVNFIFSNELPDNNMGESVGNEKYTTSEHVNISNDNNFQAGDLSEVMNVSNYGYDNRFETDSGDLSSDEVSDPEIVENDISNNLKLPAYNIVKHEVEKTSLSDPTVVMPLPHNSIIESYFGLFSMFISIYLPHLLLKPDFKDLNYDNEWYNGLKFVAPKFGIKVHNEESLKDDLHTSIEPLTCVDRDLDDQPKLLWQLQKLSTIMNSTMSERSYVSSKLFSLCLDRNAKMKLQDAEHLYEVLPSFIKYLTSNLEMCPDFRPDEIRNELISSAYYLPSDDEPPVKTLLTLFHFLPDEYESNLYKMFNILLYADDEDGDGAIDEGNSLNYLAPNLTIIFDEIDELSSMTPLPEGVSIPLEFYPQLYTKECKDQLIKHIIGKRQDAQKESRQHLKDLNSLKSFQGKDILKFLNSTLDFLDRDGQRQNGLTEGNGKLMEGLTDIKEQLTKKKTEKMNAYKDLTQKLNTSWNLSNPEVSIIATAKKLGLIDEPYHLSMAVMSPNLYYIKKRDGTWYLVQITENGDDFDIRKCSSGVEIQDCVRQYTRHGSETPLMFVYTKEGSIPDDDSVQKILEANTGCLQFLKDDQKLLNEMVMNESDDV; this is encoded by the coding sequence ATGAATGATAATAAGAACTCAGTTAAATCCATTGTGGATATGGGTATACCAGAAGATGTAGCTATTGATGCTTTAAATAGAGTTAATGGAGATTTAGAGGCTGctgttaattttatattctctAATGAGCTTCCGGATAATAATATGGGAGAGTCTGTtggaaatgaaaaatatacaacTTCTGAACATGTCAATATtagtaatgataataatttccAAGCTGGTGATCTTTCAGAAGTCATGAATGTATCTAATTATGGGTATGATAATAGATTTGAAACCGATTCTGGTGATCTCAGTAGTGATGAAGTCTCAGATCCCGAAATAGTAGAGAATGATATATCcaataatttgaaattacctgcttataatattgttaaacATGAAGTCGAAAAAACGTCTTTAAGCGACCCAACTGTTGTAATGCCCCTTCCACATAATTCTATTATTGAAAGTTATTTTGGtttattttcaatgtttATTTCTATATACTTGCCACACCTTCTACTAAAACCTGATTTCaaagatttaaattatGATAATGAATGGTATAACGGCTTAAAATTTGTTGCTCCAAAATTTGGTATCAAAGTGCATAATGAAGAATCATTAAAAGATGATTTGCATACATCAATAGAACCGCTCACATGTGTTGATCGTGACCTAGATGATCAACCAAAGCTACTCTGGCAGTTGCAAAAGTTGTCAACAATCATGAATAGCACGATGTCCGAAAGATCATATGTTAgttcaaaattattttctctTTGTCTTGATAGAAATGCtaaaatgaaattacaAGATGCTGAACATTTGTATGAAGTATTGCCTTCtttcataaaatatttaacttCTAATTTGGAAATGTGTCCTGATTTTCGACCAGATGAAATTAGAAATGAGTTAATATCTTCTGCATACTACTTACCATCTGATGACGAACCTCCAGTTAAGACTTTGTTGACTTTATTTCACTTTTTACCTGATGAGTATGAGTCGAATCTATACAAAATGttcaatattcttttatatgctgatgatgaagatggtGATGGAGCCATAGATGAGggaaattctttaaattacTTAGCGCCTAACTTaacaattatatttgacgaaattgatgaattgtCTTCTATGACTCCACTCCCGGAAGGTGTTTCAATACCATTGGAATTTTACCCTCAATTGTACACAAAAGAATGTAAAGATCAATTGATAAAGCATATAATTGGAAAAAGACAAGATGCTCAGAAGGAATCGAGACAGCATTTGAAAGATCTAAACAGTTTAAAGAGCTTCCAAGGGAAAGATATATTGAAGTTTCTAAATAGTACGTTGGACTTTTTAGATAGAGATGGGCAACGCCAAAATGGTTTAACTGAAGGAAACGGCAAATTAATGGAAGGATTGACTGATATTAAAGAACAACTGACAAAAAAGAAGACAGAAAAAATGAATGCATACAAAGATTTAACTCAAAAATTGAACACATCATGGAATCTATCCAATCCTGAGGTGAGCATAATAGCTACAGCAAAGAAATTAGGTCTTATTGACGAGCCTTATCATTTGTCGATGGCTGTTATGTCACCTAatctatattatataaagaagaGGGATGGCACTTGGTATTTAGTACAAATTACGGAAAATGGAGatgattttgatattaGGAAATGTTCCTCTGGTGTAGAGATTCAAGATTGTGTGAGACAGTATACTAGGCATGGTAGTGAAACTCCATTAATGTTTGTGTACACTAAAGAAGGATCAATTCCAGACGATGACTCTGTCCAAAAGATTTTAGAAGCAAATACTGGCTGTTTACAATTCTTAAAAGATGATCAAAAGTTACTTAATGAAATGGTAATGAATGAAAGTGATGATGTTTGA
- the ARP8 gene encoding Arp8p (similar to Saccharomyces cerevisiae ARP8 (YOR141C); ancestral locus Anc_5.477), with amino-acid sequence MTIAAKTIEKEGATKEEIASNNDLKVDVDGSNRVDDSKDDEVDDDDDDDDDEDDDDDDDDDNEDDDHASMIAQSELSSVVGTPTGDFGKSDAFHDDKKRKLDESSPDKNAEKPNSEMTNRSDISNGSNKPVSTKMSTSVLERRRLGRQRAAAAYAIKLQKTGIEKKENDNIQSTGLFRPIPLVNQKNCSSDYLKTNSQIFALRERKVLRNNTNIININSGNNSNSTSGTTANTPEVSDLKNVNSESNVSLIDETILKNNPDNIVFDDPTTTIVIHPGSRYLKIGFAKDDSPLVIPNCVAFPKNSLYSENVEETIVSKEESDNFKTKKNQIQQSFRDRMRYYKRKIQNNSHERVRSFNIQSKPEKVEDKTEYNRVEWITNPDKIYYGEEASRCSKDAFIIRYPFVKGGSFNITSPYYNSLPEIIGDISNLFEYALSQDRFNLKPSEYSKYKIILVIPDIFEKSHLETMFRVLLKEMKFQAVAIMQESLAASYGAGIGGATCIVNIGATQTRVACIDEGTVSEHSLITLDYGGDDITKLFLHLLLQNEFPYQDLDINSSHGWRQIENLKKQFVTFEDANITVQLYNFIKNKPGAQAEKLEFKVFDEVINAPLGLFYPEIFRIMAEENEKRRVNKKLQDQLPPSTDLYTEERDDWRSLSQVQCLDNDTYSGNDNDLDVITKLLNANLNLDDMDLINNDQNENEKNYTSLDKAIIQSITNAVVTMDTSKMTQFYNNIMVVGGSSSIPSLDFILTDRINIWRPRILSSREFPSFFRNLVKQVKDFNTANKSNNRPEEGEEEQKKGIAELIKTELKKYKDNLESQNANEHLLPVSVLPPPADMDPSVLNWKGASVLGQLKLIEELYVTNADWDMLGSRILQYKCLFPY; translated from the coding sequence ATGACAATTGCAGCAAAAACTATTGAGAAAGAAGGTGCTACCAAAGAGGAAATAGCATCGAACAATGATTTGAAAGTTGATGTTGATGGTTCCAACAGAGTTGACGATAGCAAGGATGATGAGGTCGATGACGATGACGATGACGATGACGACGAAGATGATGACGACGACGACGACGACGACAACGAAGATGATGATCATGCTTCTATGATTGCTCAATCTGAACTATCCAGTGTCGTTGGTACTCCAACGGGTGATTTTGGGAAATCAGATGCATTCcatgatgataaaaaacGTAAATTAGATGAGAGCAGTCCTGATAAAAATGCAGAGAAGCCTAATTCTGAAATGACGAATAGATCGGATATTTCCAATGGCAGTAACAAACCAGTAAGCACTAAAATGTCTACTTCTGTTTTggaaagaagaagattaGGTCGTCAAAGAGCTGCCGCTGCCTATGCTATAAAACTTCAAAAGACTGGAATTgagaagaaagagaatGACAACATTCAATCAACAGGCCTGTTTCGTCCAATACCTTTAGTTAATCAAAAGAATTGTTCTTCCGATTACTTAAAAACTAATAGCCAGATATTTGCATTGAGAGAAAGAAAAGTATTGAGAAATAACaccaatattattaatatcaacAGTGGGAATAACAGCAATTCTACTTCGGGCACTACTGCAAATACTCCAGAAGTCTctgatttaaaaaatgttaaCAGTGAAAGTAATGTTTCGTTAATTGATGAAACCATTCTTAAGAATAATCcagataatattgtttttgatgACCCTACAACAACAATTGTGATACACCCCGGATCAagatatttgaaaataggTTTTGCAAAAGATGATTCACCTTTAGTAATTCCAAATTGTGTTGCCTTTCctaaaaattcattatacTCTGAAAATGTAGAAGAGACAATTGTGAGCAAAGAAGAATCAGATAACTTTAAAACGAAAAAGaatcaaattcaacaaaGTTTTAGAGATAGAATGAGATATTATAAAAGGAAGATTCAAAACAATAGTCATGAAAGAGTAAGGTCATTTAATATACAAAGTAAGCCAGAAAAGGTTGAAGATAAGACAGAATATAATCGTGTTGAATGGATTACGAACCCagataaaatatattatggTGAAGAGGCAAGCAGATGCTCTAAGGATGCTTTTATTATAAGGTATCCATTTGTAAAAGGAGGATCTTTCAATATCACTTCTCCATACTATAACTCTTTGCCGGAAATTATTGGAGATATTTCTaacttatttgaatatgCATTGAGTCAAGAtagatttaatttaaagCCTAGTGAATACTCGAAATATAAGATTATTTTGGTTATTCCagatatatttgaaaaaagtCATTTAGAAACAATGTTCCgtgttttattaaaagagaTGAAGTTCCAAGCGGTGGCAATTATGCAAGAATCATTAGCTGCATCCTATGGTGCAGGTATCGGTGGTGCAACTTGTATTGTTAATATTGGGGCTACTCAAACTAGAGTGGCATGTATTGATGAAGGCACCGTATCCGAACATAGTTTGATCACATTGGATTATGGTGGTGATGATATAACAAAGCTATTTTTGCATCTTTTATTACAAAACGAATTTCCATATCAGGATCTAGATATAAATTCCAGCCATGGTTGGAGGCAAATTGAAAATCTTAAGAAACAATTTGTTACGTTTGAAGATGCTAATATAACTGTCCAATTATATAACTTCATTAAGAATAAACCAGGTGCCCAAGCTGAAAAACTTGAATTTAAAGTATTTGATGAAGTGATCAATGCTCCATTAGGTTTATTCTATCCAGAAATCTTTAGAATAATGgctgaagaaaatgaaaagagaagagtaaataaaaaattacagGATCAACTACCACCATCAACTGATTTATATACCGAAGAAAGAGATGACTGGAGATCATTATCACAAGTTCAATGTTTAGATAACGATACATATTCAGGGAATGATAATGACTTAGATGTGATTACAAAACTGCTAAATGCAAATCTGAATTTGGACGACATGGACTTAATTAACAATgatcaaaatgaaaatgaaaaaaattatacgTCACTAGATAAAGCAATTATTCAAAGTATCACTAATGCGGTTGTAACTATGGATACTTCTAAAATGACACAATtctataataatatcatgGTTGTTGGTGGCTCTTCTAGTATTCCATCTTTAGATTTTATCCTAACGGATCGCATTAATATATGGAGACCAAGAATATTGAGTTCCAGAGAATTCCCAAGTTTTTTCAGAAACTTAGTGAAGCAAGTAAAAGACTTCAATACTgcaaataaatcaaataacaGACCAGAAGAAGGTGAAGAAGAGCAAAAAAAAGGAATTGCAGAATTAATCAAAacagaattgaaaaaatataaagataatCTTGAATCTCAAAATGCAAATGAACATTTACTACCAGTTTCTGTTTTACCACCACCAGCTGATATGGATCCATCTGTACTTAACTGGAAAGGTGCTAGTGTGTTAGGTCaactaaaattaattgaagaGCTATACGTCACAAATGCTGATTGGGATATGTTAGGAAGCAGGATATTACAATACAAATGTCTATTCCCTTACTGA